A portion of the Magnolia sinica isolate HGM2019 chromosome 17, MsV1, whole genome shotgun sequence genome contains these proteins:
- the LOC131231320 gene encoding uncharacterized protein LOC131231320 has translation MRKKKFQKNLESSKASSAPHELLATHCYEGEGLAALLKRLEREVESAKLSKGTLPEKIWIKQQFSIGVNDITRVLERMASAEVESSAQESTAVRSGRKAPLVPLQAVLLASDCNPRWLTKHLPGLASSRGVPLIFVKDKKGGSLRLGELVKLKTAIAIGVKAKGSGINKAIEEVLRDKESSRAVEL, from the exons ATGCGaaagaaaaagtttcaaaagaaTCTTGAGTCTTCAAAGGCTAGTTCTGCTCCTCATGAATT GTTGGCGACTCATTGTTATGAAGGAGAAGGTCTTGCTGCCCTTTTGAAAAGACTTGAGAG GGAGGTAGAATCGGCAAAACTTTCAAAGGGAACACTGCCAGAGAAAATATGGATCAAG CAACAATTTTCCATTGGGGTAAATGATATTACTCGTGTACTGGAGAGAATGGCTAGTGCTGAGGTAGAAAGTTCTGCTCAAGAATCTACTGCCGTCAGGAGTGGTCGTAAAGCTCCTTTAGTTCCACTTCAG GCCGTGCTCTTAGCTTCTGATTGCAACCCACGATGGCTGACAAAGCATCTTCCGGGGTTGGCATCCTCGAGGGGAGTACCACTCATCTTTGTCAAAGACAAGAAAGGAGGTTCCCTAAGATTAGGAGAACTTGTGAAGCTGAAAACAGCCATAGCCATAGGAGTAAAG GCTAAAGGAAGTGGGATCAACAAAGCCATTGAGGAAGTTCTTCGAGACAAGGAATCAAGTAGAGCTGTTGAATTGTAA